CCGATATTGGTAAAGAAGACACCAACAACTCGCCCGCCGTTATTGGGGTTTGTGAGGTTGAAAACAGACAGGTTTTAGAAGATGTTGTTAATGACACTTTATTAAGAAGTAAAGATTATGGCATTGTACACTACCACTCGCCCGATGTTAGAGGTATAGATGTGGCACTGTTATACCAAAAAAAACTTTTCACCCCTATTTCTACAAGCAGCCATGAATTAAAGATATTTGATGGCCAAACCAGAAAACGTAAATATACTAGAGACCAATTGCTGGTTAGTGGCGAACTGGAAGGCGATTTAATTCATCTCATAGTAAACCACTGGCCCTCAAGAAGCGGTGGTGAAGCAAAAAGCAGACCCAAACGTATAGCGGCTGCCAAACTAACCAAACATTTAGTCGATTCGCTGCAAGTAATAGACCCTTACGCTAAGATTTTTGTTATGGGCGATTTGAATGACGACCCTATAAACAAAAGTGTTAAAGATGTTTTAAAAACCCAGAAGAACAAAGAAAAAGTAGTTTTTAAAGGCATTTATAACCCTTATGAAAATTACTTTAAAAATGGTTTAGGCACTACCGCTTTTAGAGATGCTTGGAGTTTATTTGACCAAATAATGGTTACCAAACCTTTACTTGAAAAAAATTATTCGTCATTCCAGTTTTACAAAGCTGGTATTTACAATAAAAACTATTTAATTGACAAATCGGGCACTTACAAAGGCTATCCAAAACGCAGCTTTTCTAATGGTGGTTTTACCGATGGGTTTAGCGACCACTTTCCCGTGTATGTTTATATTATAAAGGAAGTAGGCAATTAGTTTTACTAATATATAAAACAAAAAGAGGCTAAAAAGTCTAATTCTATGTCATATCGGAGCTTATCAAAATATTTTAACTTACTGTTAATCAATATCGGTTTCGACAAGCTCAACCTGACAAATTAAATTTAAAGGACTTTTTAGCCTCTTTTTGTTTCTAAGCTAACCAAACACTCCAAGGAATTCTTGATAAAAATAATATTAAAGCAATACTATAAAAAATAGCTATTGGTTTTAATTTTGCTTTTGAAGTTAACTTCTTTTTATGTTTTGAATAGCCTATTGTAATTAAAGCAACAGCTATAATATTCACTAACGGATGTTCTACCAAATACAATCTTGCAAGTGGATTCTTCATAACCTCAGCACCTAATTGACTCCATAATTCGAATTTAGGAGACACAAAATATAATATCAACCCGATTAGCAATTGAATATGCGATACTATTAAAGTGAATAACGATATTCTAAAATCTTTAGCTTCGTATTCTTTGTCCCCTAATACTTTTATTAATGCATTTACAACCGCAATAATTAAAATTAAAAGCACTAGATAAGCCCAATAAGAATGGAGTTTTAATACAACATCAGACATGAATTAAATGATTTAAAATTTATAATAACAAATGTAGCAATTTAAAATAGAACTCATCTTGACTTTTTCTATTTCCTAAAACCTGCCTGCCGGCAGGCAGGAATGGCTAAAATTCGTCTATATTTCGTTTATTTATTTATACTTAGCTCTGCTATGCCTTTCAAAAAGCGCCTCATCTATACAAATTTTATCTCATTTTCGGTTAAAAACAAAAAGTCAAGATGGGTTCATATAAAAAAACCGCTTCAGTTGAAGCGGTTTCATATTATATGAGTAATAAGATAATGTTTAGTCTACTAAAACAATTACTTTATTATCTTTCATTTCAATAGTACCGGAATTGATTTTTAGCGTTAAAACTTTAGGGTCGTCTTTACGAGGAACAACTTCAG
This genomic window from Mariniflexile sp. TRM1-10 contains:
- a CDS encoding endonuclease/exonuclease/phosphatase family protein, whose protein sequence is MRKIKLYFLTFILFFIVQANAQGKKIYKIHTIAFYNLENLFDPVDDPTKFDEASPIMELNTNREEVYKKKVKNMARVLADIGKEDTNNSPAVIGVCEVENRQVLEDVVNDTLLRSKDYGIVHYHSPDVRGIDVALLYQKKLFTPISTSSHELKIFDGQTRKRKYTRDQLLVSGELEGDLIHLIVNHWPSRSGGEAKSRPKRIAAAKLTKHLVDSLQVIDPYAKIFVMGDLNDDPINKSVKDVLKTQKNKEKVVFKGIYNPYENYFKNGLGTTAFRDAWSLFDQIMVTKPLLEKNYSSFQFYKAGIYNKNYLIDKSGTYKGYPKRSFSNGGFTDGFSDHFPVYVYIIKEVGN